One region of Erwinia tracheiphila genomic DNA includes:
- the uvrC gene encoding excinuclease ABC subunit UvrC, producing the protein MNDVFDAKSFLQSVTSQPGVYRMYDAEGTVIYVGKAKDLKKRLSSYFRGTQGSRKTEALVGSIYQIDVTVTHTETEALLLEHNYIKLYQPRYNVLLRDDKSYPSIFLSADKHPRLASHRGAKHAKGDYFGPFPNGYAVRETLSLLQKIFPVRQCENSVYHNRSRPCLQYQIGRCLGPCVKGLVSEEEYAQQTEYVRLFLSGKDDQVLKQLVRRMEAASQALKFEEAARLRDQIQAVRRVTERQFVSNNGDDLDVIGVAFDAGMACMHVLFIRQGKVLGSRSYFPKVPGGTELSEVVQTFLGQFYLQGSQTRTLPGDILLDFFLPEKELLAASLTEMVGRRVSIQSNPRGDRARYLKLACTNASTALLSRLSQQSTIHQRLQALAELLDLPTINRMECFDISHTMGEQTVASCVVFDNNGPLRSEYRRYNITGITPGDDYAAMNQVLCRRYGKDLIDSKIPDVILIDGGKGQLGQAKNVFADLNVNWDKERPILLGLAKGTARKAGLETLFFEPEGEGFSLPPDSPALHVIQHIRDDSHNYAITGHRNKRAKVKNTSALESIEGIGPKRRQMLLKYMGGLQPLMNATVDEIEKVPGISKLLAEKIFYSLKH; encoded by the coding sequence GTGAATGACGTTTTTGATGCCAAATCCTTCCTTCAGTCCGTAACCAGTCAGCCTGGCGTTTATCGAATGTATGATGCCGAAGGTACGGTAATTTACGTTGGTAAAGCTAAAGATCTCAAAAAGCGTCTTTCAAGCTATTTTCGTGGCACTCAGGGCAGCCGTAAAACTGAAGCGCTGGTGGGCAGCATCTATCAGATTGACGTAACTGTCACACATACTGAAACAGAAGCATTGCTACTTGAGCACAATTACATCAAGCTTTACCAGCCACGCTACAACGTATTGTTGCGGGATGACAAATCCTACCCCTCTATTTTTCTTAGTGCTGATAAACATCCTCGGCTGGCCAGCCATCGCGGTGCAAAACATGCCAAAGGGGACTATTTCGGCCCCTTTCCTAACGGCTATGCGGTTCGGGAAACGCTCTCTTTACTTCAGAAAATTTTCCCTGTCCGTCAATGTGAAAACAGTGTTTACCACAATCGCTCCCGGCCCTGCTTACAGTACCAGATTGGACGGTGTCTGGGGCCTTGTGTCAAAGGTTTGGTCAGTGAGGAAGAATATGCACAGCAAACCGAATATGTCCGGTTGTTTCTTTCGGGAAAAGATGATCAGGTTTTAAAACAGTTAGTCAGGAGAATGGAAGCAGCCAGCCAGGCGTTAAAATTTGAGGAGGCGGCACGTCTGCGCGATCAAATTCAGGCCGTCAGGCGCGTAACGGAACGCCAGTTTGTATCCAACAATGGAGACGATTTGGATGTTATTGGTGTGGCTTTTGACGCCGGGATGGCTTGTATGCACGTGCTTTTCATTCGTCAGGGAAAAGTACTTGGCAGCCGCAGTTACTTTCCCAAAGTGCCAGGGGGAACTGAACTTTCAGAAGTCGTGCAGACTTTTCTGGGGCAATTTTATCTGCAAGGTAGCCAGACGCGCACTTTGCCCGGCGACATTTTGCTCGACTTTTTCCTCCCTGAGAAAGAGTTGTTGGCAGCGTCATTGACAGAAATGGTCGGACGGCGCGTCTCCATTCAGAGTAACCCCCGTGGTGACAGAGCACGTTATCTTAAACTTGCCTGCACCAATGCCAGCACGGCTTTACTCAGCCGACTCTCGCAACAATCAACTATTCATCAAAGATTACAGGCGCTGGCAGAGTTGTTGGATTTACCGACGATAAATCGCATGGAATGTTTTGATATTAGTCATACTATGGGTGAACAAACGGTAGCATCTTGTGTGGTGTTTGATAATAACGGCCCGTTGCGTTCAGAATATCGCCGCTACAACATTACTGGAATAACGCCTGGTGACGATTATGCTGCGATGAATCAGGTACTTTGCCGTCGTTATGGTAAAGATCTTATCGACAGTAAGATCCCCGATGTGATTCTGATTGATGGTGGAAAAGGGCAATTAGGTCAGGCTAAAAACGTTTTTGCTGATCTCAATGTTAACTGGGATAAAGAGCGGCCGATATTGTTAGGCTTGGCAAAGGGTACAGCTCGTAAGGCGGGTTTAGAAACGCTGTTTTTTGAGCCTGAAGGTGAGGGTTTTTCACTGCCACCAGATTCGCCAGCTTTGCATGTCATTCAGCATATTCGTGATGATTCTCACAATTATGCAATAACCGGACATCGCAACAAACGCGCTAAAGTCAAGAACACCAGCGCACTCGAATCTATTGAAGGAATTGGCCCCAAACGGCGTCAGATGCTGCTTAAATACATGGGGGGCCTGCAGCCGCTAATGAACGCTACCGTTGATGAAATTGAAAAAGTTCCTGGAATCTCAAAGCTTCTTGCGGAGAAAATATTCTATTCGCTAAAACACTAA
- the uvrY gene encoding UvrY/SirA/GacA family response regulator transcription factor, translating to MISVLLVDDHELVRAGIRRILEDIKGFQVVGEVNCGEDAVKWCRTNPVSVVLMDMNMPGIGGLEATRKIVRYNPDVKIIMLTIHTENPLPARVMQAGAAGYLSKGAAPQEMVNAIRQVNAGQRYIATDIAQQMALSQIEPQKADSPFDSLSDRELQIMLMITKGQKVADISEQLSLSPKTVNSYRYRMFSKLNISGDVELTHLAIRHGLLNAESLISSE from the coding sequence TTGATAAGTGTTCTTCTTGTTGATGACCATGAACTGGTACGCGCGGGTATTCGCCGTATACTGGAAGACATTAAAGGCTTTCAGGTGGTCGGTGAAGTAAACTGTGGTGAAGATGCTGTGAAATGGTGTCGGACTAACCCTGTGAGTGTGGTGTTGATGGATATGAACATGCCTGGTATTGGCGGACTTGAAGCAACACGAAAGATTGTTCGTTACAATCCTGATGTGAAAATTATTATGTTGACTATCCATACTGAAAACCCACTGCCAGCGCGCGTTATGCAGGCTGGGGCCGCGGGCTATTTGAGTAAGGGGGCTGCGCCTCAAGAGATGGTTAACGCCATCCGTCAGGTTAATGCAGGCCAGCGTTATATTGCCACTGATATCGCGCAGCAGATGGCACTCAGTCAGATTGAACCACAAAAAGCAGATTCGCCCTTCGACAGTTTGTCAGATCGTGAATTGCAAATTATGCTGATGATAACCAAGGGGCAAAAAGTAGCGGATATCTCTGAGCAACTTAGCCTTAGTCCCAAAACAGTCAATAGTTATCGTTACAGAATGTTTAGTAAGCTCAATATCAGTGGTGACGTTGAGTTAACACACCTGGCTATCCGACATGGTCTTTTGAACGCGGAGTCGTTAATCAGCAGTGAATGA
- a CDS encoding tail fiber assembly protein translates to MSLAEAQVTIGLWQTEPQLGIIRDEGKARLVVWLKYIKAVQTVDTSTVPDITWPVRAV, encoded by the coding sequence GTGTCACTGGCTGAAGCGCAGGTCACAATTGGCTTGTGGCAGACTGAACCCCAGTTAGGCATTATCAGAGACGAAGGCAAGGCACGTCTGGTTGTGTGGCTGAAATACATTAAAGCAGTGCAGACAGTGGATACATCGACGGTGCCGGATATCACCTGGCCAGTCCGGGCAGTTTAA
- a CDS encoding acyl-homoserine-lactone synthase, with translation MKIIYTKLRDMPSSLLAELGSYRYSVFARGDGWPLPARLSTPGQEYDRYDHSDVVWIIAWNAQMGICGCARLMPWSIPVDTGLMEGTVRPVNEMEGRVWEMSRFSARLDIDADLPPAILWHSVQLAEQAGIDCLYSAATPMLEQMFAMHHVDYQPLSAGFIQSEENLFAVKISTNQPRLASRFCGARRFSPEEVLPTFGVSPTWTGGNR, from the coding sequence ATGAAGATTATCTATACCAAGTTGAGAGATATGCCATCCTCTCTGTTGGCGGAGTTGGGCAGTTACCGTTATAGCGTCTTCGCTCGAGGGGATGGGTGGCCTTTGCCAGCTCGCCTGAGCACTCCCGGGCAGGAGTATGATCGTTACGATCATTCTGATGTGGTCTGGATTATCGCCTGGAATGCACAAATGGGGATCTGCGGTTGTGCGCGTTTGATGCCCTGGTCTATTCCGGTGGACACGGGATTGATGGAAGGCACCGTTCGTCCGGTAAATGAGATGGAAGGTCGCGTCTGGGAAATGTCGCGTTTCTCAGCGCGTCTCGATATTGATGCAGATTTACCGCCAGCCATTCTTTGGCACAGTGTTCAACTGGCAGAACAGGCCGGGATTGATTGCCTTTACAGCGCGGCAACGCCAATGTTGGAGCAGATGTTTGCCATGCACCACGTTGATTATCAACCGTTATCGGCAGGTTTTATTCAGTCCGAAGAAAACCTTTTTGCAGTAAAGATATCGACAAATCAGCCTCGTCTGGCTTCCCGGTTTTGTGGTGCGCGTCGTTTCAGTCCTGAAGAAGTGTTGCCAACTTTTGGTGTTTCCCCAACATGGACCGGAGGCAACCGTTGA
- a CDS encoding IS110 family RNA-guided transposase, with protein sequence MFQFGIDVSKKTLDLCLLREGVKGKVKTRKLKNDFNAADAVIGWLSKQHCEPANVHIIMEATGVYHESLAYALYKAGAQVSLANPHRSREFARGMDILTKNDQVDAYMLACYGALKVPEPWVPPPENVRHLSALLRRRDAPVTDSTREKNRLEKCRATDTPLAVTESIENVLRNLSAEPEHLDALILTHLDQHPELKKDFDLLTSIKSVGYQLGLNMLVILRGHHFDTAEQVAAFLGVVRVEKYSGTSVRGKPKLSKIGPPEIRAKLYLASLCGLRFNPVMKAMYERLCLRGKAKMCAIGALMRKLVHWCYGVLKTQKPFDAEYLSSDARSACKAA encoded by the coding sequence ATGTTTCAGTTCGGTATCGATGTCAGCAAGAAAACCCTGGATTTATGTCTGCTGCGGGAAGGTGTCAAAGGCAAGGTAAAAACCCGCAAGCTTAAAAACGATTTCAATGCAGCCGATGCCGTGATCGGCTGGCTCAGTAAACAGCACTGTGAACCTGCCAATGTCCATATCATCATGGAGGCCACCGGGGTTTATCATGAATCGCTTGCATACGCCCTCTACAAGGCCGGAGCTCAAGTTTCGCTCGCCAACCCACATCGCAGCAGAGAATTTGCGCGTGGCATGGACATTCTGACAAAAAACGACCAGGTTGATGCTTATATGCTCGCCTGCTACGGTGCACTTAAGGTGCCGGAACCGTGGGTCCCCCCGCCTGAGAATGTCCGCCATCTCAGCGCACTTCTCCGCCGACGTGATGCACCTGTCACCGACAGCACCCGCGAAAAAAACAGGCTGGAAAAATGTCGGGCAACGGACACACCTCTTGCTGTCACTGAATCCATCGAAAATGTGCTTCGTAACCTGAGCGCAGAGCCTGAGCATCTGGACGCTCTGATCCTGACCCACCTCGACCAGCATCCTGAATTAAAAAAGGATTTTGACCTGCTGACATCAATAAAATCCGTGGGTTATCAGTTAGGTCTGAATATGCTGGTTATCCTGCGGGGTCATCATTTCGATACAGCAGAGCAGGTTGCTGCATTTCTGGGCGTGGTCCGTGTTGAAAAATACTCCGGCACATCGGTCAGAGGGAAACCGAAATTATCCAAAATCGGCCCGCCGGAAATCCGCGCGAAACTGTATCTGGCTTCGTTGTGTGGCCTGAGATTTAACCCGGTGATGAAAGCGATGTATGAGCGGTTATGCCTGCGTGGCAAGGCAAAAATGTGTGCCATTGGCGCACTGATGCGGAAACTCGTCCACTGGTGCTATGGCGTTCTGAAAACACAAAAGCCGTTCGATGCTGAATACCTGTCTTCAGATGCGCGTAGCGCATGTAAGGCGGCATAA
- the cycA gene encoding D-serine/D-alanine/glycine transporter, producing MIDQLNKTSSSNEAPGELRRHLHNRHIQLIALGGAIGTGLFMGSGKTISLAGPSIIFVYMIIGFMLFFVMRAMGELLLSNLEYKSFSDFAADLLGPWAGYFTGWTYWFCWVATGIADVVAISSYFQLWFPDFSIWMSALLCIVVFLALNIATVKLFGEMEFWFAIIKIVAIVALIATGIVLVAIHYPSTDGSTAAVSNIWNHGGMFPKGLSGFFAGFQIAVFAFVGIELVGTTAAETHDPKNVLPRAINAIPLRIIMFYVFALLVIMAVTPWDQVVASRSPFVEMFVLIGLPAAASIVNFVVLTSAASSANSGIFSTSRMLYCMAQQGVAHKRFGKLSPRAVPTTGLFFSCLCLLSGVALIYLIPNVMEVFTLVTTVSAILFMFVWTIIVCSYLAYRKKHPQLHQASQYKMPLGKLMCWVCIAFFAFVLVLLSLEEDTRKALIVTPLWFIMLGIGWWLRHRKIGL from the coding sequence ATGATTGACCAATTAAACAAGACATCGTCAAGCAATGAGGCACCAGGTGAGCTGCGTCGTCATCTTCATAATCGACATATTCAGCTAATTGCCCTGGGCGGAGCCATTGGCACTGGACTTTTTATGGGTTCAGGAAAAACCATTAGTCTTGCCGGGCCTTCGATTATTTTTGTTTATATGATTATTGGCTTTATGCTTTTTTTTGTAATGCGGGCAATGGGTGAGTTACTGCTGTCCAATCTCGAGTACAAGTCGTTCAGTGACTTTGCCGCCGACCTGCTTGGCCCGTGGGCAGGTTATTTCACAGGCTGGACTTACTGGTTCTGCTGGGTGGCGACCGGCATTGCGGACGTGGTGGCAATAAGCTCCTATTTTCAGTTGTGGTTCCCGGATTTCTCCATCTGGATGAGTGCGCTGCTCTGTATCGTGGTGTTCCTGGCGCTGAATATTGCCACAGTTAAACTATTTGGCGAGATGGAGTTTTGGTTTGCCATCATCAAAATTGTTGCCATCGTGGCACTGATCGCGACCGGCATCGTGCTGGTTGCCATACACTATCCGTCAACTGATGGTAGTACAGCGGCAGTGAGTAATATCTGGAATCATGGCGGTATGTTTCCTAAAGGCCTGAGCGGTTTTTTCGCAGGGTTTCAGATTGCCGTATTCGCTTTTGTTGGCATTGAGTTGGTAGGCACCACGGCGGCTGAAACACACGATCCTAAAAACGTTTTGCCCCGCGCAATCAATGCCATTCCTCTACGCATTATCATGTTTTACGTCTTTGCCCTGCTGGTGATTATGGCCGTAACACCCTGGGACCAGGTTGTCGCCAGTCGCAGCCCTTTCGTAGAAATGTTTGTGTTGATTGGTCTGCCCGCTGCCGCCAGTATCGTCAATTTTGTTGTTCTCACCTCGGCGGCATCTTCAGCCAATAGCGGTATTTTCTCCACCAGCCGGATGTTGTACTGCATGGCTCAACAAGGTGTTGCCCATAAACGCTTTGGAAAATTGTCACCCCGTGCCGTCCCGACAACGGGCCTGTTTTTTTCCTGCCTGTGTCTGCTGAGTGGTGTCGCACTGATTTATCTGATCCCAAACGTCATGGAGGTGTTTACGCTGGTCACCACCGTTTCAGCGATCCTGTTTATGTTCGTCTGGACAATCATTGTTTGTTCTTATCTGGCATACCGCAAGAAACATCCTCAGCTACATCAGGCATCTCAATACAAAATGCCGTTAGGTAAACTTATGTGCTGGGTCTGCATCGCCTTTTTTGCTTTTGTACTGGTTCTGCTCTCACTGGAAGAAGATACCCGTAAGGCACTCATCGTTACGCCATTATGGTTTATCATGCTGGGCATTGGCTGGTGGCTGCGCCATCGCAAAATCGGACTCTAA